The Siniperca chuatsi isolate FFG_IHB_CAS linkage group LG9, ASM2008510v1, whole genome shotgun sequence genome includes a region encoding these proteins:
- the lg9h1orf43 gene encoding protein C1orf43 homolog isoform X2, translated as MRSDSLLSSVNVVLVMAYGSLVFVLLFIFVKRQIMRFAMKSRRGPHVPLGHNAPKELRQEIEAKLCLVQKIHFEPRLLSPDDDRLKPREHSGSHDCLYRMRALDAIRDTDLPFRELGGSSTAVTGKRLRTWLLQLRNSHCMFRDSLSSLINTVLDGYNKARHGAEAFGEAEFLKYQAALTELASVVKSHSSGSSTPSQYHQSAAKDLTSSTEPASSSSSPTQTTYLTSTMQQRSKRPRHFLELKNFKDNYNTLDSSF; from the exons ATGCGGAGTGATTCTCTTCTCTCAAGCGTTAACGTGGTTCTTGTAATGGCCTACGGAAGTCTG gtgtttgttttgctgttcaTCTTTGTCAAAAGACAAATTATGCGTTTTGCCATGAAGTCTCGTAGAGGACCACATGTTCCCCTTGGCCACAATGCTCCTAAg gAGCTGAGGCAAGAAATTGAAGCCAAACTGTGCCTGGTCCAGAAAATCCACTTTGAGCCTCGCCTGCTGTCCCCAGATGATGATCGGCTAAAGCCCAGAGAACACTCTG gtTCCCATGACTGCCTGTACAGGATGAGAGCGCTGGATGCCATCAGAGACACTG ATCTCCCTTTCCGTGAGCTGGGTGGTTCGTCCACCGCTGTGACGGGTAAAAGACTTCGGACCTGGCTTCTGCAGCTACGAAATTCCCACTGCATGTTCCGAGACAGCCTAAGCTCCCTCATCAACACGGTGCTGGATGGGTACAATAAAGCACGGCACGGGGCAGAg gcTTTTGGTGAAGCAGAATTTTTGAAATATCAGGCAGCTCTAACTGAACTGGCCTCTGT TGTCAAGTCTcacagcagcggcagcagcactCCGAGCCAGTACCACCAGTCTGCAGCCAAAGACCTGACCAGCAGTACAGAGCCTGcaagctcctcctcctcccccacccaAACCACCTACCTCACATCTACAATGCAGCAGCGCAGCAAGCGGCCCAGGCACTTCCTGGAGCTGAAGAACTTCAAAGACAACTACAACACTCTGGACAGTTCGTTCTGA
- the lg9h1orf43 gene encoding protein C1orf43 homolog isoform X1 produces the protein MRSDSLLSSVNVVLVMAYGSLVFVLLFIFVKRQIMRFAMKSRRGPHVPLGHNAPKELRQEIEAKLCLVQKIHFEPRLLSPDDDRLKPREHSGSHDCLYRMRALDAIRDTVDLPFRELGGSSTAVTGKRLRTWLLQLRNSHCMFRDSLSSLINTVLDGYNKARHGAEAFGEAEFLKYQAALTELASVVKSHSSGSSTPSQYHQSAAKDLTSSTEPASSSSSPTQTTYLTSTMQQRSKRPRHFLELKNFKDNYNTLDSSF, from the exons ATGCGGAGTGATTCTCTTCTCTCAAGCGTTAACGTGGTTCTTGTAATGGCCTACGGAAGTCTG gtgtttgttttgctgttcaTCTTTGTCAAAAGACAAATTATGCGTTTTGCCATGAAGTCTCGTAGAGGACCACATGTTCCCCTTGGCCACAATGCTCCTAAg gAGCTGAGGCAAGAAATTGAAGCCAAACTGTGCCTGGTCCAGAAAATCCACTTTGAGCCTCGCCTGCTGTCCCCAGATGATGATCGGCTAAAGCCCAGAGAACACTCTG gtTCCCATGACTGCCTGTACAGGATGAGAGCGCTGGATGCCATCAGAGACACTG TAGATCTCCCTTTCCGTGAGCTGGGTGGTTCGTCCACCGCTGTGACGGGTAAAAGACTTCGGACCTGGCTTCTGCAGCTACGAAATTCCCACTGCATGTTCCGAGACAGCCTAAGCTCCCTCATCAACACGGTGCTGGATGGGTACAATAAAGCACGGCACGGGGCAGAg gcTTTTGGTGAAGCAGAATTTTTGAAATATCAGGCAGCTCTAACTGAACTGGCCTCTGT TGTCAAGTCTcacagcagcggcagcagcactCCGAGCCAGTACCACCAGTCTGCAGCCAAAGACCTGACCAGCAGTACAGAGCCTGcaagctcctcctcctcccccacccaAACCACCTACCTCACATCTACAATGCAGCAGCGCAGCAAGCGGCCCAGGCACTTCCTGGAGCTGAAGAACTTCAAAGACAACTACAACACTCTGGACAGTTCGTTCTGA
- the si:dkey-92i15.4 gene encoding uncharacterized protein si:dkey-92i15.4: protein MALLPTPASEHNKQRTGACFTVRSANSPSYSLTRRPGVRKPRVFSEEEREGTEQVRERERYRMHTGTNGTNKEEDRTVTGYQARTGSRSSVKGQCEEKDTSVHEMSTKQNQNGTADKTTTGFGTDGSRNPASESRGRTEWRIYNLSSRSKSLDWRTGERSPDRGKRADTFLLSTKRGGDISKQAGGLDERRTGVEGARGRVMSSIQAYCNPACTSNVVQERNQVSHMSQTLDRASRGHSLPSRMRSQSGPGSGVRGTATSFGPKGGQSIMERIEKLYGSAGLGKTEDCSKIRDFSTTDFLISAQQRSYGRAAGGTFPRRFSSGEKSSLSPVQSRKSFTWTQKDTSGSETLSSATRRNRERWSGGQCQEQIQGRYSEKGGVSWGRGLEEIGTRSLDRARSRCTVAAQKRSARAAGGITVPPQSDTFLEEERSVSLNDLSGLRERRANGSKDQGRVNHGEEKGETNGINGTLREKTGRLKEQEKEEEIDDGAKETTDLTSGISDEDVFESTQKITMKTIERKKCQDILSAPSAASVRNKINQFEALTQRSQGLATGQVLMPRRALSVPTQHCRAHDGVKKSGSAKAIGGMRDKWEGLKEGEDAGEKTEEKVTGAGKKLVSERSLSVDEVGLRLGRKEREGNNEGKETDGGNKCAEDFGQYSRLKTTLEIPLNGGAQRRRTNFYIDEIDFSKVSSPEEARKRPPSSLLSNFSDTSAGVQKTTAPRITSPVSDEDTTPTNTPNHSPFLSPTAQPENTTPFADSENESISVLTQAAKTPEPDSPSLSHPLATLSHSNLPYLISPDVKAAHPNTEKQVLDLDAWLAGLNTKIKVWNEDEDDYEDDDDDESTQKDEDSNYDSDSGESSVTITSNMSQSDRRSFSVSLSDLCNFAGVDSESENDSDERQSRGRRSASLSSDMSALSCVSVMPSEELDRLLEDVRNLGDSNLQDYDDVQVVVLHKEVGVGLGFSVAGGVDQNKPITVHKVFHSGVAAQEGSIREGCQVLSINGTALCGYAHWEALRVLRRAKTRDLGVVVLRRGGISTVCKGGAQANNQGPMQTQFTETGQRVCVRLEKNSRDLGFSLEGGVDSCPENRPLTVQKLFQGGPVDKVCPGDEVVEIEGVSMVGMRRLEAWTLIRKLPPGPVDVVLRRPLKHLET, encoded by the exons ATGGCCTTGCTCCCTACTCCAGCAAGTGAGCACAACAAGCAGAGGACAGGAGCATGCTTCACTGTCCGCTCAGCTAACTCTCCCTCTTACAGTCTCACTCGCAGACCAGGTGTTAGGAAACCCAGAGTTTtttcagaggaggagagggagggtaCTGAGCaagtcagagaaagagagagatacaggATGCACACTGGCACAAATGGTACAAACAAGGAGGAGGATCGCACAGTCACCGGTTATCAAGCCAGGACTGGGAGTCGCAGCAGTGTCAAAGGTCAGTGTGAGGAGAAGGACACATCAGTCCATGAAATGTCTACCAAGCAGAACCAGAATGGCACAGcagacaaaacaaccacaggGTTTGGCACTGATGGAAGTAGAAACCCTGCATCTGAAAGCCGGGGCAGGACAGAGTGGAGGATATACAACCTGTCAAGTAGAAGTAAGAGTTTAGATTGGCGAACAGGGGAAAGAAGCCCTGATCGAGGCAAAAGGGCTGACACATTCTTGTTGTCAACCAAAAGAGGAGGGGACATCAGTAAACAGGCTGGAGGCTTGGATGAAAGACGGACAGGAGTTGAAGGAGCGAGGGGCAGGGTGATGTCTTCAATACAGGCCTATTGTAACCCTGCATGTACAAGTAATGTTGTTCAAGAGAGGAACCAAGTGAGTCACATGAGTCAGACTTTGGACAGGGCCAGTAGGGGTCATTCTCTCCCCTCCAGGATGAGGTCCCAGTCTGGACCTGGCTCTGGTGTCAGAGGGACAGCTACTTCGTTTGGGCCCAAAGGAGGTCAGAGTATAATGGAGCGGATAGAGAAACTCTACGGGTCAGCTGGTCTTGGTAAAACAGAGGATTGCAGCAAAATTAGGGATTTCTCTACCACAGACTTCCTCATTTCGGCACAGCAGAGGTCATATGGCAGGGCAGCAGGGGGAACCTTCCCCAGGCGTTTCTCATCAGGAGAGAAAAGCAGCCTTAGTCCAGTGCAAAGCAGGAAATCATTCACCTGGACACAAAAAGACACTTCAGGTTCTGAGACACTTTCTTCCGCGACAAGGAGGAACAGGGAGAGATGGTCAGGGGGACAGTGCCAAGAACAGATACAGGGCAGGTATTCAGAGAAAGGGGGAGTTAGCTGGGGAAGAGGGTTAGAGGAAATTGGCACAAGGTCTCTGGATAGAGCGAGGAGCAGGTGCACTGTAGCAGCTCAGAAAAGATCTGCAAGGGCTGCAGGAGGAATTACTGTGCCTCCACAGTCAGACACTTTCTTAGAAGAAGAGAGATCGGTTTCTTTGAATGATTTGTCTggattgagagagagaagagcaaaTGGAAGTAAGGATCAGGGCAGGGTGAACCATGGAGAGGAAAAGGGCGAGACTAATGGAATAAATGGAACATTGAGAGAAAAAACTGGGAGGCTTAAAGAgcaggaaaaagaggaagagatagaTGATGGCGCAAAAGAAACAACTGATTTGACGAGCGGCATCAGTGATGAAGATGTGTTTGAGTCAACACAGAAAatcacaatgaaaacaatagAGAGGAAGAAATGCCAAGATATATTGTCAGCCCCCTCTGCAGCCAGTGTGAGAAATAAGATCAATCAGTTTGAGGCTCTGACACAGAGATCCCAGGGTTTGGCTACAGGACAGGTCCTGATGCCCAGACGGGCATTGTCTGTGCCAACGCAACACTGCAGGGCTCATGATGGAGTGAAAAAGAGTGGGTCAGCAAAAGCGATAGGTGGAATGAGAGACAAGTGGGAGGGattgaaagagggagaggatgcAGGTGAGAAAACTGAGGAGAAAGTGACAGGAGCAGGAAAGAAGCTGGTCTCAGAAAGGTCTTTATCAGTGGACGAGGTAGGACTAAGATtagggaggaaagagagagaagggaataatgaaggaaaagaaacagatgGTGGTAACAAATGCGCTGAAGATTTTGGTCAATATTCCAGACTTAAGACTACACTAGAAATCCCACTAAATGGAGGAGCTCAAAGACGCCGTACAAACTTTTACATAGATGAGATAGATTTCTCCAAAGTCTCAAGCCCTGAGGAGGCAAGGAAGAGACCACCGTCCTCACTACTGTCCAACTTCAGTGACACTTCTGCTGGTGTGCAGAAAACAACTGCCCCTAGGATTACTTCACCTGTTAGTGATGAAGACACAACTCCAACAAACACTCCAAACCACTCACCCTTTCTTTCACCTACTGCACAACCGGAAAACACCACTCCGTTTGcagacagtgaaaatgaaagcaTTTCTGTCCTCACACAAGCAGCCAAAACTCCCGAACCagattccccatctctctctcatccccTCGCCACTTTGTCCCACAGCAACCTCCCCTATCTCATCTCTCCAGATGTCAAAGCAGCCCATCCAAATACGGAGAAACAGGTGTTGGACCTGGATGCTTGGTTAGCTGGCTTGAACACAAAGATTAAGGTCTggaatgaagatgaagatgattatgaggatgatgatgatgatgaaagtacacaAAAGGATGAGGATTCAAACTATGATTCGGACTCTGGAGAGTCCTCGGTGACCATTACTAGTAACATGAGTCAGTCAGATCGCAGGAGCTTCAGTGTCAG CCTGTCAGACCTGTGTAACTTTGCTGGAGTTGACTCTGAGTCAGAGAATGACAGCGATGAGAGGCAATCTAGAGGCCGGAGGTCTGCCTCTCTGAGCTCAGACATGTCGGCCCtgtcttgtgtgtctgtgatgcCCAGTGAGGAGCTCGACAGGCTGCTGGAGGATGTCCGGAACCTGGGGGACAGCAACCTGCAG GACTATGACGATGTGCAGGTGGTGGTTCTCCATAAGGAGGTGGGAGTAGGACTGGGCTTCAGTGTGGCAGGAGGCGTGGACCAAAACAAGCCAATCACT GTTCACAAAGTGTTTCACTCAGGTGTTGCAGCCCAGGAAGGCTCCATAAGGGAAGGGTGCCAGGTCTTGTCAATCAATGGCACAGCACTGTGTGGCTACGCACACTGGGAGGCCCTGAGGGTCCTGAGAAGAGCAAAGACTCGGGATTTAGGGGTGGTGGTCCTGAGGAGGGGAGGGATTAGCACTGTCTGTAAAGGGGGAGCGCAGGCAAATAATCAGGGACCAATGCAGACTCAGTTCACTGAGACAG gtcagcgtgtgtgtgtgcgtctggaGAAGAACAGCAGGGATCTGGGCTTCAGCCTGGAGGGAGGTGTAGACTCCTGTCCAGAGAACAGACCACTTACTGTGCAGAAGCTCTTCCAGG GAGGTCCTGTTGACAAGGTGTGTCCTGGTGATGAGGTCGTAGAGATTGAGGGTGTGAGCATGGTGGGGATGAGACGCCTGGAGGCCTGGACTTTGATCAGAAAACTGCCCCCTGGGCCTGTGGACGTAGTGCTGCGTCGCCCTCTCAAACATCTGGAAACATGA
- the aqp10a gene encoding aquaporin-10a: MLKLRVLRVRNALVRECMAEFLGTFVLLLFGCSAAAQVKTSRETKGQFLSVNMAFSVGVMSAMYLTKGITGAHLNPAVTLSFCVLGQVPWGRLVPYCLSQLLGAYMASGLVYLVYYDAIMEFSGGVLTVYGSNETASIFATYPSEYMTLGRSFLDQVVGTGMLMLCILCLGEKRNTPAPSELIPAIVAVIVLGISMSMSANCGAAINPARDLGPRLFTLTAGWGTEVFTCYNYWFWVPLVAPLIGGVIGTFMYLIFIHWHLPDPDSPETLSTLSIISDKIKLPSTMWDNGELKAAHF; this comes from the exons ATGTTGAAGCTACGTGTTCTGAGAGTGAGGAATGCCCTGGTGCGAGAGTGCATGGCTGAGTTCTTGGGAACTTTTGTCTTGCTG CTCTTtggctgctctgctgcagcGCAGGTGAAGACAAGCAGAGAGACTAAAGGCCAGTTCCTGTCAGTCAACATGGCCTTCTCTGTGGGCGTAATGTCAGCTATGTACCTCACCAAGGGCATCACAG GTGCTCACCTGAACCCAGCGGTGACTCTGAGTTTCTGTGTGCTGGGCCAGGTGCCCTGGGGAAGGCTGGTGCCCTACTGCCTCTCCCAGCTGCTGGGGGCTTACATGGCATCAGGGCTTGTCTACCTGGTCTACTATG atGCTATAATGGAGTTTAGTGGAGGAGTGTTGACTGTATATGGCTCAAATGAGACAGCGTCTATATTTGCCACATATCCCTCAGAGTACATGACTTTGGGTAGAAGTTTCCTTGACCAG GTAGTGGGCACCGGCATGCTGATGTTGTGCATCCTGTGTTTGGGTGAAAAGAGGAATACCCCGGCTCCCTCTGAGCTGATTCCTGCTATAGTGGCAGTGATTGTCCTGGGGATCTCCATGTCAATGTCAGCTAACTGTGGTGCCGCAATAAATCCTGCTCGGGACCTGGGGCCACGCCTCTTCACACTGACTGCAGGCTGGGGCACTGAGGTCTTCAC GTGTTACAACTACTGGTTCTGGGTCCCGCTGGTGGCCCCACTTATTGGAGGTGTTATAGGTACTTTCATGTATTTGATCTTCATCCACTGGCACTTGCCTGACCCAGACTCCCCTGAGACGCTTTCCACTCTCTCCATCATCAGTGACAAAATCAAGCTGCCCAGCACCATGTGGGACAATGGAGAGTTAAAGGCTGCACATTTCTAA